Genomic window (Flexivirga aerilata):
GTGGAAGATCATCTCCTCCGGCACCGCGTCGGCGGACCGCCAGACCACCCACCCGACGCCCGGCGTGACCAGGCCGTACTTGTGCCCGGAGGTGTTGATCGACTGCACCCGGTCCAGCCGGAAGTCCCACTCGAGCGAGGGGTCGACGAAGGGCGCGATCATCCCGCCAGACGCAGCGTCGACGTGCAGACGCACGTCGAGCCCGGTGTCCTGCTCGAGTTTGTCCAGGGCAGAAGCGAGTTCGGCGATCGGCTCGTAGGCGCCGGTGTAGGTCACGCCGAGGATGCCCACCACCCCGATGGTGTTCTCGTCGACGTATGACGGCAGCTGCGCACCGGTCAGCGTCGGGCGCTCGTCGTCGATCGGCACCATCCGGGCCTCGACGTCGAAGTAGTTGCAGAACTTCTCCCAGCACACCTGCACCGCCGAGCTCATCACCAGGTTGGGGGAGTCGGTGGGCTTGCCCGCGGCGCGCCGGGCAGCCTGCCAGCGCTTCTTCAGAGCCAGGGCACCCAGCATCGCCGCTTCCGAGGAGCCGACCGTCGAAGTGCCCAGCGAATGCTCAGGATTGGGGGCATGCCACAGGTCGGCGAGCATCCGCCAGCAACGGTGCTCGAGCTCCGCCGCCATCGGATATTCGTCCTTGTCGATCAGGTTGCGATCTGCGGTCTCGCGGTAGAGGTCATAGGCCCGCTCGTCCATCCACGTGGTCACGAACGTCGCGAGGTTCTGCCGCGCGTTGCCGTCGAGCTGTGCCTCGTCGTGCACCAGCTGGTAGGCGGTGTCCGGCAGGCTCGCGTCGTCCGGCAGGCGATAGCGCGGCACGGTCCGCATCAACTCCGGACGGGCGAAGATCGGGCAGACCTCGAGGTCGGCGGGGCGTTCGGCGTTGTAGCGGACCATGTTTCACCCTGCTACGGGCGGCGAGCCGCTGGCAAGAGGCCACGGCAAGAGGCGACGGCACCGCGGACGGCAGGTCGGGTGCCTCAGGTGGTGTAGTGGCCCGCCTCGATGTCCTCGACCAGGCTCGGGTGGGTCGGCTCCCAGCCGAGCGCCTCTCGCGTCCAGCTCGCCGAAGCGGGTTGGTCGATCGACAGCAGGCCGCCGAGGAAGCCGAAGTCCGGGGCAGGCCGCTCGGCGGTCGGCACCCCCAACTGAGCTCCGAGGAGCGCGGCGATCTGCCGCGTCGGCACGCCCTCGTCGCCGACCGCGTGCAGCATCGTGCCCGGCTCCGCCTGCTCGATCGCGAGGCGGAAGAGGACCGCCGCGTCGAGCACGTGCACGGCGGGCCAGCGCTGTGTGCCGTCGGCGACATAGCCGGAAACGCTTGAAGTGCGGGCCAATTCGCTCAGGCGGGAGATGAACCCGTGCTGCTCGCCGGCGCCGTGCACCGAGCGCGGCAGTCGCACCACCGACGACCGGACCCCGCGGTCGGCGAGCGCGAGCACGGCATAGCCGTTGTCGTCCCGGCCGGAGGCGGGCGTGCCGGCCGCGGCGCGATCGTGCTCGGTCGCGACCTGCCCCGGTATGGCGGGGGTCCCCGACGCGATGGTGAGCGCCTTGCCCGTGCCCTCGAGAGCGTCACCGAACGCTGCGATGAGCGCGGCGTCCTCGGCGACCGACTCCTGCATGTGGGAGAAGTCGTGGTTGAAGGCGAGGTGGATGACCGCGTCGGCGTCCCGTGCGGCAGCGCTCATCGCGGCCAGGTCGGTCATGTCCGCGCGGACGACCTCGACGTCACGGTCGGCCAACGAGCTTGCGGCGGAGCCGGATCGGGCGAGGCCGACGACCGAGTGACCGGCCGCCTGCAGCTCGGGCACGAGCGCCGAGCCGACCCAGCCGGACGCTCCGGTGACGAAAATGCGCATGGTTGCTCCTAGCTTTCGGGGGAAGTGCTGTCAGGGGTTTCGGCAGGCGCGGTCAAGGGTTGGGTCAGGCCGGCCGCCAGCACCTCGCGGAGGGCGCGGTGCTGATGCCGGGCGACGACGGCGAAGTCGCGCGTGCCGGTGGCCCATTCGCCGATGGACTGCCGCAGGCAGAGCACCGCGAGACCTGCGGCGACCGTCGCGGCCTCGGGCACCACCCCGCGTGCCTCCAGGGCCGCGGCGAGGGTGTCGGTGAGCGCCTGCCGCTTGAGGAGCTCGCGCTCGAGCAGCTCGGGAGCCGACGCCACCGCCGCCTGCCGGGTGCGGACGAAGTCGCGCCGCTCCGCGGGGAAGATCTCGCCGACGCTCTCCACCGCCAGGGCCACCGTCTCCCAGACGGGCGTGCCCTCGGGGGCCGCCTGGATCGCCGCGCTCATCCGCTCGCCGAGCAGGGCCCGCTCGGCGAAGATCACCTCCCGCTTGTCGCCGAAGTAGCGGAAGAAGGTGCGCCGGGTCAGCCCCGCACGGTCGGTGATCTCGGCGACCGAGGTCCGGTCGTAGCTCTGCTCGACGAACAGCTCCATCGCAGCCTGCGAGAGGCGCTCACGCGCGCCGGGTTGCCATCGAGCCATGACTCCACCGTAACACCAGTGATGACACTATGTGACATCACCGGGCATTGCGACGTTTCGCAACTCCGACTGATGCCATCAGCAACTTATGTGAGAAGTAATACGGCGTTACGATCGTCGGGTGGCACGACTCCTCGACTTCCCCAACCCGGTCAACGAGAAGGCGGCGCGCAGCGTCGCGGCCGGGGTGCTGGCGCTCAGCCTGATCACCGTCGTCACCGGATGGTGGTGGCTGACCGTGCCCCTGGCCTACGGCTTCGTCGCGCGCGTCCTCGCCGGCCCGCGGTTCAGCCCGCTCGGCCGGCTGGCGACGCGCGTCGTCGCGCCCCGGCTGGGTGCGCCCAAGCTCGTCCCGGGTCCGCCGAAGCGCTTCGCGCAGGGCGTCGGGGTCGTCTTCTCGCTGGCCGGGCTCGTGCTGGCGTTCGCCGGGCAGCAGACCGCCGCCACCGTCATACTCGTGGTGCTCGCGGTGTTTGCCGGCCTGGAGTCGATCGTCGGATTCTGCGCTGGTTGTTACGTTTTCGGCCACTTGATGCGCCTCGGCGTCATTCCCGAGGACACCTGCGAGGCGTGTGCCGACATCAGGCTGCGCCAGTCTGCCTGACTGGCCCGCTCTCAGTCGCCGCTGACGAGCTGCGCCACCGCCTGTCCCGT
Coding sequences:
- a CDS encoding DUF4395 family protein, whose protein sequence is MARLLDFPNPVNEKAARSVAAGVLALSLITVVTGWWWLTVPLAYGFVARVLAGPRFSPLGRLATRVVAPRLGAPKLVPGPPKRFAQGVGVVFSLAGLVLAFAGQQTAATVILVVLAVFAGLESIVGFCAGCYVFGHLMRLGVIPEDTCEACADIRLRQSA
- a CDS encoding TetR/AcrR family transcriptional regulator, whose product is MARWQPGARERLSQAAMELFVEQSYDRTSVAEITDRAGLTRRTFFRYFGDKREVIFAERALLGERMSAAIQAAPEGTPVWETVALAVESVGEIFPAERRDFVRTRQAAVASAPELLERELLKRQALTDTLAAALEARGVVPEAATVAAGLAVLCLRQSIGEWATGTRDFAVVARHQHRALREVLAAGLTQPLTAPAETPDSTSPES
- a CDS encoding glutamate decarboxylase; translation: MVRYNAERPADLEVCPIFARPELMRTVPRYRLPDDASLPDTAYQLVHDEAQLDGNARQNLATFVTTWMDERAYDLYRETADRNLIDKDEYPMAAELEHRCWRMLADLWHAPNPEHSLGTSTVGSSEAAMLGALALKKRWQAARRAAGKPTDSPNLVMSSAVQVCWEKFCNYFDVEARMVPIDDERPTLTGAQLPSYVDENTIGVVGILGVTYTGAYEPIAELASALDKLEQDTGLDVRLHVDAASGGMIAPFVDPSLEWDFRLDRVQSINTSGHKYGLVTPGVGWVVWRSADAVPEEMIFHVAYLGGDTPSLTLNFSRPASQVTVQYYQFLRLGRTGYRQVQQASLDVARWIAEQVAAMPEFELLTDRMSMPVVTWRLAKDVTGWDAFDVSNQLRTNGWQVPAYPLPDNLSDRTVQRMVIRNGLSRDLADDLVADLRRAVAYLHKHGGDGEQVHGFDHVGRVDLPDPAR
- a CDS encoding SDR family oxidoreductase — translated: MRIFVTGASGWVGSALVPELQAAGHSVVGLARSGSAASSLADRDVEVVRADMTDLAAMSAAARDADAVIHLAFNHDFSHMQESVAEDAALIAAFGDALEGTGKALTIASGTPAIPGQVATEHDRAAAGTPASGRDDNGYAVLALADRGVRSSVVRLPRSVHGAGEQHGFISRLSELARTSSVSGYVADGTQRWPAVHVLDAAVLFRLAIEQAEPGTMLHAVGDEGVPTRQIAALLGAQLGVPTAERPAPDFGFLGGLLSIDQPASASWTREALGWEPTHPSLVEDIEAGHYTT